From the Chloroherpetonaceae bacterium genome, the window AGAAGTAAATAAACGGTGGCACAAGCAAAATGCGCAGCACGCTTAGGAAATTAGACAGCGTAAAAATGCGTTCTTGCGCTCGATGAGTAGAAGTGCTCTGCATATTAAACGTGGCGTTGAAATCGCTTTTCAGAAGCGTTGGCGTCAAAATCTAATGCACAAATGGTCCCAAACAAATATACTGCGCTTGAGCGCCTGCAAATTTTTAAGCCTGTTGCCTCCTTCGGTGTCCTAAGAGCCGCCCTGATAGAGGAAATTCAGTTAGGCAATCGTTTGCCCGTAGAAATTACGGAGGAAAATATCATTGCTTTTGCCACTGAAATTGGTTTTGAGAAGTGCGAAGCCAGCGATTGCGATCTATGGTATAACGCTCGCAAAGCATGGTTTATGGTTGATGCAGGGGAAAAAATCTGCCGAATGTGTGCGGTCTTGCGCGGTTTAGAGCCAGAGTTTTAGAGTTGTGCACAATGTCTTTTCGCTGTGCACTGCGCTATTCTATACGCTGCTCTTCAAGGCACACGACGCCAACGCGTATTTATCAGCAACACTTCTAATGCAAGGCACAGTAGCGCTGGCGTCAGAAACCGCACAAATTCTTCTTTGTATTCCGTAAAGGTCTCCACCTCTACTTTGGTTTTTTCCAGCGCGTCAATCTCTCGGTAAATCTTTTTGAGACTTTCATAGTCGGTTGCACGAAAGTATCGACCTCCTGTCAAATCTGCGATACGTGTGAGTGTCGCATCATCGACATCGACTTTGACGCGCATATAGCGCTTGCCGAAGAGCGGGTCTTCAAAGGGATAATTTGCATAGCCTTGTGTGCCTGCGCCGACCGTGTAGATTTTGATGCCCAGTGCGGCTGCTAACTCTGCCGCAGTAATCGGCTCAATCTCACCTGCGTTGTTCTGTCCATCTGTCAGCAAAATGATGACTTTGCTCTTTGCCTGTGAGTCTCGCAAACGATTGGCAGCCGTTGCAATCGCTAGCCCAATAGCCGTGCCGTCCTCTGCAAGCTGCCCTGCTTCCAGCTTCGCAATCAGTGTTTTGAGGAGATTGTAGTCCAGCGTCAGTGGACATTGGGTATAGCTTTGTCCTGCGAACACAACTAGACCAATTCGGTCGCTGATACGATGGTTGATAAAATCAATTGCCACTTCTTTGGCTGCCTCAATGCGATTTTTCGGCTCAAAGTCTTCTGCCAGCATTGAGCCAGAGAGGTCTATGACCATCATAATATCGATACCTTCTGCATACACGGTCTGACGCTGATTTTCCAAGCGCGGACGTGCCAGTGCCACAATGAGAAAACTGAGTGCCAAAATGCGCAGCCCGAGCGGCATATAGCGTCCCAGTTGCAGCCAAATCGCCTGATGCCCCGTTTTTACCAGCTCCTTCACGCTTGAGAACACCACTGCTGGCAACCGCCCAGTTCGCACTCGATGCCAGTGCCAGAACACCAGCACAGGCAGAAGCAGCAGCAACCAGAACGCTTCGGGGTTTTGAAACGAAAAGTTTTCTTGAAAGAAAAGCTCTACCATTTATGGCGTTTTTGCTAAGTTCGTTGTCGGTGCTGGCTCTACTGGCTTGGCTACCTCAATAATTTGGTAAGCCAATGCCCAGCTTTCTTTCGCCTCAGAGAATTCAGGCTGGAACTTAGCAAACTTGACCAAATCTGCTGTTTCCAATAGCCTGCGTATGCGTCCCACTTCTTCGGGCGGTCGGCGCATTTCCATTACAGCACAAATCTCCGATGTTAGCTGTTCCCGTGCGTTGAAGTTGTAGTAGTTTTCCAAAAATTCCCGCACAGTGTCGCTAAGCAGAGTGTAGTAGGTTTTGTAGTCCTCAGGCGTACGCAGCGAGTAGTCTGCTAAGCTCTGCAGCTTCTCAGATGCAATTTGGTAAGGCGTCTTGGCAGGTCGGTTCTCTACGGTCGGTGTTGGCATTGGCATAGGACGATGCCGCCAGTATCGCACCAGTAGGTAGATGCCCACTGCGACTGCCAGCAGCAATGCACCGCCCAACACATAAATCCACGCTGGCACAGGCACACTGCGCACTGGCTTAATGTCCACAATATCCTTACGTGCTGTATCCAGCAAGGAACGAACATAAACCTTTTGCGCCCCTAACCACAGTGAATCTGCACGATTTGCTGCTTCATCAAAGTAAGTAAGCCGAATGGGTGGCACGACCTGCATGCCTGTATCAAACACGGTCAGCGTATAGCGCACGCTCTCCAGTCGTAGCTCTTCTCTGGTTTCGTCAGGCAAGCGATTCATCTGGCGCACTTCAAACGGATAAAATACCAGTGAGTCGCTTGCGGCCGGATACTGCATCTGCACCGATGGCTTTTTAAGCACCTGAATGGTGTAGAACACTTCATCGCCAATCGTGCATGTATCTGGCGATAGCGACACGGTTGCAACAGGCTGTGCCAGTGCACCTTGCATTACGAGCAGAATCAGACTCAGGCTCCCCCAAATGCGTCGCATAGGTCTTTGGTCGTGTTACGTTCTCTGCATTGATTTTTTAGTGTGCAAAGTGCATCTCAAACTCTGATTTCTGTGCCTCAAATCTTGCTTCTTCGAAAAGGCAGAAAGATAGGACGGAAATGTAGAAAGGCGGGCTTGACCCGCCTTTGTCTTGCCACGAAAGAGACTTTGATTACAAAGGCTGCGATTCTGGCGGTGGTGTGAAACCAAGTTCCTGCGCCATTTTTGCATTGTGCACCAGCTTTCGCACTTTAACTGGACGCAAGCCTACTGCCACAAGGTCGCCTGTGTCAAAGTATTCAGCGGCAGCCTCACCTGCTTGATAGCCCCACATATAGAAATCTGCACCGTAGGCAATCGTTGCCCCACGCTTCACAAGCCCCGTTTCGGAGGTTACAATCGGCACCTTCTTTGCGAGTGTTTCCTTCAGGATAATCTCAAAGCTAGCAAAGACCAAATTGTCAGGTAAGGCAAAAAAGACATCGGGATTTTTTGCCAAAATCGCTTGCACGGCTTGCTGGGTTTCTGCCGTCGAGGTAATAGCCCGCTCCACCAGTTTGATATTATTCTGCTTGCACTTTTTTCGGAGCTCCCCCATTGCGTTGGTAGAGTTCGGCTCAGCACTGTTGAAAATCACGCCAATTGTTTTTGTGTTCGGAAACGCTCGCTTGATAAGTGAAATGCTGGAATCAATATATGCCAGTGTTTCATAGACGCCAACAAGGTTCGGTGGCGGCTTGACATTGCCATCTTTGGTCTTAATTGCAAGGTCATTAATGGTTGGCGCGGGTCCCACCATCATAAAAATTGGAATCTCTTTGGTTTTCTTGAGTGCTGTCATCATTGGCAAGGTGGCATTGGCTGCAATGCAGGTTACCTTGTCGGCAATGAACTTATCAATAATCTGGTTTAGCGTTGGAATATCATTTTGTGCGTTCTGGTAGATAATTTTCGCCGTCCCTGCCGTGTCAGAGTATCCTCTTTTAGCCAGCGCATCAATAAAGCCCTTGCGTGCCTCGTCGAGCGTTTCATCCTCGACGGGTTGCACAAAACCAATCACGACAGGTTTCTTGGCCGGTTTTTCAATAGAACTTTCAGGCTTTTTTGGCTCTTCTGGCTTCGATGTGCAACCGACTGCGCCACCAATTAGTGCCAGCCAGAAAAGAACGCCGCGCCACATAGAAAAAGCAGTGCGATTCATAGTCGAGTGTTTTTTGTTGTCTTGCAAAGCTTAAAGCCTTTACTGGTGTCTTTGTCAAAGTGAATGTACGTCGCTGCATTTACCTATACGACCCTGCGTTATGGTCGCGTCGCCACCTCTTCGTTCCGAACTGTCAATTTCTTTGTTAAGTCTGTGCTCAGCACGCCTTGCAGCGTTGCCCACATCGACGGGTTACGGTTCAAGAGTCGTCGCAGTTCATCTTTTGACCAAGCAATGTATCGTGTAGGCGTCGTAAGCCGAACGGTTGCGGACGGTAGATTACCTGTCAGAAAGCTCATCTCTCCGACAAATGCACCATCTTTTAGCATGGCAACGCGCCGTCCTTTGGAAAGCACTTCAGCTTCTCCATTATAGATGAGCATCATTGAGTCGCATGGCTGCTGCTCTACGATGAGTATATCGTTTGGGTTACCTTCTTTCCACTTGCCTATATGCATCAGCTTCATAAACTCTACTGGTGAAAAAGTCCGAAAGATGGTGCTGTAAAGTTCTTTTTCTTCCTCACTGAAATGCACGCTGCGTCGCTCTTTGAGCAGAATCCCAATCCAGACCAGATTTACTACGATGAACACACCGTTCCAAAAGATATTTACCCAAAGCGGCTCGGCTGGCACAACATAGCAGTAAAAAATGCCTGCCAGCGACGAAACAATCGACATCGTGCGCAGCCAGAAAATATCTCGCACCAAGTAGGAGAGAGCAATCAGCGCAAACGCCACGTTGCCGATTAGAAATCCTACCAGCTCATTCATTGTCGTCGGCTTAGGCGTTTGCGAAGATACGACTTTTGGGGAATTCTATTCCTTTGCCACTTTGGCTGTTAGCTTTGGCGAAGTCGGGCGTGGAAGCTCGAAGCGGTCTTTGATACCTGCATACCATAGTCCGCCCAGCCGCCCTATGGGGTCTAAGGCATCCATATCGATTTTGCCATCTTTGAACACGTGCTCCGCAAGATGCACTAGCACGATTTCACCTAATACCAGCGTGCCACCTAACGGCTCCGAGCCAATCTCAATGAGCTTGTAGAGCTTGCACTCGAAGTTAATTGCGCTCTCTGCCACGCGCTTTGGCTTTACCAGCACCGATGGCTCACGCGTCAGCCCCACTTCATCAAACTCACTGACGCTATGGTCATAGTCGTAGCTTGTCTGATTCATTGCCTCAACCAAATGTCGACTCACGACATTGACGACAAATTCACCTGTCTCTCTCACATTGATGAGCGTGTCTTTCGGCACGCCTACTGTTCGGCTACCTACGACATCACTCTTAATAGCTGGTGCAAAACATAGCACAGGGGGGTTTGCACTAGCGACCGTAAAGAATGAAAACGGCGCAAGGTTATCAATGCCGTCCTTGCTCACTGTTGAGACCCATGCAATTGGGCGCGGCAAGACTGACCCAATCAGAATTTTGTAAAAGTCTCGTGGTGAGACTTCTTGCGGGTTGATTGTGGTTTTCACGGGTAATTAGATTTGGGTTTAGTTTCTAAAGGTGATGGCAAATCGAACTGTGGTGCCTGTTTTAGAAAACTCATAGCGCACATCTTCTGCCAGCTGCTTGATAAGAAACACGCCGCGACCAGAAGGTTTGAGCAAGTTTTCTTCTGCAAGCGGGTTAGGCAACGCATCGGGGTCGAAGCCGTTGCCTTCATCGTGCACTTCGACCAAGAGACGATTGCCGTCAACAGTGCAGCGCAGCGTTGCCCGTTTTTTAGCATCTAACTTATTGCCGTGCAAAATGGCGTTGTTTGTAGCTTCGGTAATGACCAGCATCACATCATGCAGGCGCGCTTCAGAGAAGTGATGCTGCGCTGCCAGTTTCTTTACAAACTTCTCAACCCTACGAACTTCGGTCAGCTTACTCTTCAGGCGCAGTTCGTAAGATGTCTTCATCAGCGGGAAATCGGTTGCCTCTGCTGGACGATTCACCACGAGAATTGCACGGCTAAGGTTAGATTCGGAATGATACGAATGACTGTGCCGTCCAGTTGCTCAACTTGATACCACCCGCTCGCTTCCAGTTCCGTTTGAGGCGCTGGGTAGTAAGTAATGCGAGCTGTCGGACCAAAATATAACACTTCTTGCTGTAAGCGTGGCACAGCTCCCAGAAATCCAAACTGCTGGCGCCAGAAGACTCTTACGCCAGCTGCGACTGCCAGTTGCTCACGGCGTAGCCACGCTTCTATGTGCATCAATCGGTCATTGAACGAGTTGAGTGGTCGTTCTGCAAAATCGCGCCAAAGTAGCTCTGCTCGTTCATAGATACGTTGGTCATAGAGTAATTTAAGAAAGAATGTCTTGGAAAGGCAAATTTCCGCCGAGTCTAAGAAGTTGAACTGACGGAAGGAAAAGCTGCGCACGCTTTGCACGGTCTCAAAAGGATACACCGTGTAGTTTGCCAGCACGCCAAATTCTGCATAGTTTCGAAAAGTTTCTCCAACTCTCCACCATACCGCAGGTGAGAGACGCAAAATGTAATTATCGGTGCTATTTGCGCTTTGCTGACGAAAAATGAACACATTGCGGCTCAGCGCGCCTGACAGCAAGAGACTTATCCCGAGAAACTTGCTCAGGCGCACACTATCGGACAGTGTTAGGAAATAACTCACCTCATCTCGGTCATCGTTGTTTTCAGGCGAAGGGGTATCGAAGCGAAAACCGCGCATCTGATACTGCAACGCCAGCCGATTGATAGGCTCGCCTGTTTCATCACGCAAGTGCCACTCTGCGCCACAGACCAGTGCCGCCACTTCAAAGGCGTTGTTGCGCAGTCGTTCTAATCGCAGTGCCTCTGGCACATTTTGCGAGGCATTTATCGGGCGGTAGGTTTCCGATTGCTGCTGATAGAGAAAGGAGAAGGATAGCTGCAGCGACGCCGTCCGATACAGTGCACTGGCTTGGGTTAGCAATCGCTGCTGCGCAATTTCATTATCATATAAACTGCGAGAGATGTCCAAGAATTGCTGGCTATTTTCACGCCTTACCAGTCGGTAGCGCAGCTCGAAGCGTGCTACCACTGACAGTGCTTCAGTTAAGTGATAGGAGATCGAATCGAGGGTATAGAGGTTTTGATCTACGCGCCGCTCGACGGCCACTTGTGGATTTTCGGGGCTACCAGTAAAAAAGACATTCGAGAAAAAATCGCGCTGCACCCTTTCGTAGCCGCCTGACAGAGAAAGCGACGCCGCATCACTGTAATTTTGACGCAACACCAGCGTCGCCAGTGCGGTTTGATTGCGACGAGGACTTAAAAATTCTTCGCTTAGGTTTAGACTGGAGAATGCGGATAGACTACCGACCCTTAGACTGTCGAGCTGCGCACTGAGCGCATAAGTTATGCCACTGGATGGCTGAGCCAACTGCTGTTCGGCTTTTGCACCCGCCAGCACACTGAGCAAAAGTAGTGAAGACGGTGCAAAGCCCATTCCCAACGCCACTGCATTCGCCAATGCATCGTTGCGAAATAGACTGCGGCTATCGGAGAGTGTAAAGTTTGACACTTGTGCCCGCACTGTCCAGCCACTCTGAATTTGATGCACCAGCTCTGCCTGAAACTGATTTTCGTCGCGCACCGCCTGCTCACGCGCTACGCCCGCAAACTCTGCAAGGTTTGATGTAAATGCCTCGCTTGCGGACAGTTGCCAACCACCGAAGTCATGGAAGAATCCTGCTCGCGCACGCCAAAAGTAAGTATTCAAAAATCGCTCAAATGAGACACTTACGCTGCGACTTGTCAGCGCTCCGAATGCTGTCTTTGGGCGTAGCGAATCTTGGGCTTGTAAGGCAGTGGGAAGCCAAAGTATCCACAGCGCTGCAACTAGCCACCTTCGCAGCTTATGTCCGTAGGCGTGCCTTATCGCGCCGCTTCGGCTTTCACTTCGGAGACAAAGTTGCACGTGCGGTGAGAACCATCGCAGAATGGCTTTTTCTGACTCGCACCACAGCGGCAAAGAAAAATTGTCGGTTTAGACAGCTGAAACGCTGTTCCTGCCGCATCACAAAGTTCAAATGTATCGCCCTCAACTTTGATTGGGCCGTTGTTTAGCACGGTGATTTTAACAGGCATTGCGAAGAAGGTTAGTCAGTTGTTTATTGTTTTCCCTGTTTAAACACTTTGCCGCGGCTCCACCGTTTGCCTTAGGTTGATTGTGGTAATGCTGCCGCTCGTTTTGTTTCGCCATTTGTTAGATACATCTGCCGCATATCGTAGCCCGTCGGGCGCTGGAAGATGCGTAGCTCAAATTCTGGCACGATGGCAATAATATGGTTGAAAATTTCGGCTTGGACATTTTCATAGTCTACAAACGATGTCTCTGTCGTGAACGCCCAAATCTCAATAGGTATGCCGTTCTCGGTTGGCTGCAAGTGCCGCACATTGAAGGTCATTCCTTTGTGAATCTTGGGGTGATTTTTAATGTAGTTGAACACATATGCACGAAAGGCGCCTAAGTTGGTAATTCGGCGTTCATCAACCAAACCTGCGCTGCCTTCTTGCACTGCTTCCCTGCGCCGCTGCTCAATATATTCTGCGATATACTTGATCTTTGAGAGGCGCTCCATTGCGGCTTCATCAAGAAACTTTACCGAATGAATGTCAATGTTGATGGAACGCTTGATGCGCCGTGCCCCCATTTCAAACACTGACCGCCAGTTTTTGAACGATTCGCTAATGAGGGCATATGTTGGAATAATGGTGAAAGTATTGTCCCAATTTTGCACTCGCACCGTAGTTAGTGCAATTTCTGTAACAGTGCCATCGGCGTCGTATTTTGGCATCACAATCCAATCGCCTATTGCCACCAAGCGATTTGTTGCAATCTGAATGCCAGCGGTGAAGCCAAGCAGTGCATCACGAAAAATAATGAGCAACACGGCAGTAATTGCACCCAGACCTGAGAGCAAGACTAAGGGCGACTCGTTCAGCAAAATCGCTAACCCAAAGATTGCACCTACGAAGACTGCAACAATCTGGAAGACCTGAACAATAACTTTGATGGGGAACTCTTTGGTTGATTTTGGTGACGACAGGTAAAGCGCTGCAGTTGCATTGAGCAGCGAAAACGACACCGCCACAGCTACCCAGATGATGTAAAAATCATTCAGGCGACCAAGAAAAGCCACTATATCTGGTGAGTTCGGAAAGAAAAACGGTGCCCCGACCTGCAGCACCACTGCTGGGGCTAAATGTGCCACACGGTCAAAGGTTTTGTGCTCCACTAACACATCGTCCCACTTCGATGTGCTCATCTGAGCCAGTCTATGAATCCATGCTAAGAGAATACGCCGCGCAATGAAATGGGAAGCGTAGCAGACCACAATCAAGAAAATAAACCCGAGCGCCAGCGTTATGAGATTTGCATACTTGATTCCAGCCGATTCAAGCCACTGTTGGAGTGCGTCCATCGTAATTCTTGAGGTTACGGTGTTCCAAATTGTTGGCGTGCAAGTTAGCCAAAAATATCCAATTATTTCTGGGCACTCTCACCACAGCTCTTAATTACATTGCAGGGGTTTTGTATATTGTCTCTGGTTGTGTTGCCAACATTTGGAAAGGAGTAGCTATGTCGCCCAGAGAGTTCATTGACTTTTATGCGCTATTAGGCGTTGCGCCGACTGCAACCGATGATGAAATTCGCCGTGCCTACATTGAGCGCATTAAGGCAACTCACCCCGATACGATGCCCCACTGTTCAGCTCACACGAAAGCCTCAGCTGAGGAAACAGCTCGCTTACTCAATCTTGCCAAAGAGACGCTGCTGTCACCCACTCGTCGCCAAGCCTTTGATGCTCTTTACCGCGCCAAAAAAGGCTACAGCCACTGCTCGCAAGGCGACACTTCTAAGGCACGGCGCGCTGAGTTTTACCGCAGTCTGCGCCTCACAGAGTCAATGCAGCGCATCAATCCGGGCTATGTGCTTTTCGGCATAGGTGTGCTCTACATTTTCTTCGCCTCAGTGGGACTTATCTGGCGTGGTGTGATGACGCAAGGCGGTGTGGTGCGTATTGCTGAAGCGGAACCTGTTACGACACTTTCAAAACCGCTTGCTGAGTATCGTCTGGCATCCACTGCTGTAGCCTTTGCACCTTGGGCTGACACATTGCCGACTGTGCTTTGCTCCACACCAGACGGCATTGCGCTCTATGCTCTCTCCACAGGGCAAGTTCGTGCTCAATATAGGCTTCCATTTTCACCTTCGCTGCTTTGTCTCAGTGCGACTGTGTGGGTTGCCAGTGATGGTGCGCGCTTAGCAGCTGGGGCGCACAAGGCTCAGACACCGCCTCAGCTTTTTTCAGGTCATCAAAAGCCACTTTGTGCCCTTGCGCTTTCACCTGACCACACACGCTTTGCTTCCGCCGCTGATGATCACACCATCAAGGTATGGAACTTAGAGACCGGTCAGTTAGAGCGCTCCTTTGTCTCGGGTGTTCAACCTGCTCGCTCGCTAGCCTACTCGCCCGATGGGAAATTCATTGCCTTCACAGACGATCGCTGGGTTAAAATTTGGATGTGGAAAAATGGAGCTGTTCGCCGTCTTACACAGCACCGTGACAGATTGCTTCACGTGTGCTGCTCTCCCCACTGGGTTGCCTCTGCCAGCGAAGGCGGCGAGATTCGCCAGACCCATTTGGCTACTGGTGCGGCCAAGCATCTTGGTCAAGAATCTGGGCAAATTACCAAGATGATTTACAGCCCTGATTACCGCTTCTTGCTCACTGCCAATTCTGACGGACGATTGCGCCTCTATGATGCCGCAGCCTTCAAGCTACTTGAAGTCTGGAACGCCCACTTGGGTAAGGCTCTGGAAATCGGTTTCAGTGATGATGGCAAGCACATTTACTCTTTCGGCGAAGACCAAGTGGTTCGCATTTGGGCTGTGCCCAATGCCTCACATTCGTCAAACTCTGCTCAACTGCAATCACCCGAACTATGAAAATTACCTTCTTTGATTCACATACCTTTGAGCGAGACTTCCTTATCAAGGCTGCTCGCAATCGGTATGAGCTTAATTTCCTAAGGATTCAGCTCACGACTGAAACCGTTGAGTTGGCCAAAGGCTCAAATGTGGTTTCGCTTTTCGTCAATGATGATGGCTCTGCGCCGATTTTGGAAAAATTGGCTTCGTTTGGCATCAAGCATATTGCCTTGCGCTCCGCTGGATTCAACCATGTTGACCTTGACAAAGCCCGCGAATTAGGCATACGGGTTGCTAATGTGCCTGCTTATTCACCATTTGCGGTGGCAGAGCACACGGTCGCCTTGATGTTGGCCCTCAATCGCAAGTTGCCACGTGCTTACAACCGCGTGCGCGACTTGAACTTCTCGCTCACTGGCTTAGTCGGCTTTGATATGAACGGCAAAACTGCAGGCATCATTGGTACTGGAAAAATTGGGTCAGTTGTTGTTAAAATTCTGCACGGCTTTGGCTGCCGCTTGCTTGGCTACGACATATACCCCAATGAATCACTCACAAAGGAATATGGTCTGGAGTATGTCGACCTCGATACACTCTTTCGGGAAAGCCACATCATTACACTGCACACCCCACTTACGCCTGAGACAAAGTATCTCATCAATGAACACACGATTGCTAAAATGCGCGATGGGGTGATGCTTATCAACACCAGTCGTGGCGGCCTTGTGAAGACTGAGGCTGCACTCGATGGCTTACGCTCTGGCAAGATTGGTTATTTGGGCTTAGATGTCTATGAGGAAGAAAAGGGGCTGTTCTTTTACGACCGCTCCAGCTATGTTTTGCAAGATGAAATTTTAGCACAACTGCTCTCTTTCCCTAATGTCATCGTCACCAGCCATCAAGGCTTTCTGACGGACACTGCCCTGCGCAACATTGCCGATACCACCTTTGAGACAATTGATGCTTGGGCATGCGGCAAGGAAAGTCCAAATGAGCTTGTCATGAAGTAGTCTTTCTTCAACACATTTCGACACTGTGAAGGAGAAACACTATGAACAAGCAAGACCGCTTTGTGGACTACTATGCGGAGCTTGGGCTCAAGCCTAATGCAACAGCTGATGAAATTCGTGCAGCTTACAAGGAGTTGATTAAAGAAACCCACCCTGATAAATTTCAGACTGCATCGCCCCGTGAGCGTGAGCGTGCTGAACGCCGTGCTCAGCGCCTCAATGAAGCCAAGAATACACTCCTTGACGAAGAAAAACGCCGTCAATACGATGCTCTCTACCAGCAGCGCCTCTCAGAAGCAATGGCTTTTGCCGCAAAAGCAGGTTACGATGGCTCTTCCTACAGCGAGTATGCATCGCGAATGGCTGAAATTGAGCGCTGGAACGCTGCTGCAGGTGCGCGCTCTCGTGTCCGCCCACTCACCTTTGTTATCTTATTTTTGCTTGCTGCAATTTCGCTTTTCTGGCGCTTTGTCAACCCCGAAGAATTCGGTAAGCCCGCGCCTGCAGCAGAAGTGCCCACTGTTACGCTTCCAGAGGAGATTTATCGCGCTGGTGCAGCGCTGCAATCTATTGCTTTACCAAACGATGGTAAGTACGCCGCCGCTGTAGCCAGCTACAAAGGCATTGTGATGTGGCGCACCGCACAGCCTGAGCAAATGTGGTTTGGTTATGCTGA encodes:
- a CDS encoding popeye domain-containing protein, giving the protein MNELVGFLIGNVAFALIALSYLVRDIFWLRTMSIVSSLAGIFYCYVVPAEPLWVNIFWNGVFIVVNLVWIGILLKERRSVHFSEEEKELYSTIFRTFSPVEFMKLMHIGKWKEGNPNDILIVEQQPCDSMMLIYNGEAEVLSKGRRVAMLKDGAFVGEMSFLTGNLPSATVRLTTPTRYIAWSKDELRRLLNRNPSMWATLQGVLSTDLTKKLTVRNEEVATRP
- a CDS encoding 2-hydroxyacid dehydrogenase is translated as MKITFFDSHTFERDFLIKAARNRYELNFLRIQLTTETVELAKGSNVVSLFVNDDGSAPILEKLASFGIKHIALRSAGFNHVDLDKARELGIRVANVPAYSPFAVAEHTVALMLALNRKLPRAYNRVRDLNFSLTGLVGFDMNGKTAGIIGTGKIGSVVVKILHGFGCRLLGYDIYPNESLTKEYGLEYVDLDTLFRESHIITLHTPLTPETKYLINEHTIAKMRDGVMLINTSRGGLVKTEAALDGLRSGKIGYLGLDVYEEEKGLFFYDRSSYVLQDEILAQLLSFPNVIVTSHQGFLTDTALRNIADTTFETIDAWACGKESPNELVMK
- a CDS encoding flavin reductase family protein; its protein translation is MKTTINPQEVSPRDFYKILIGSVLPRPIAWVSTVSKDGIDNLAPFSFFTVASANPPVLCFAPAIKSDVVGSRTVGVPKDTLINVRETGEFVVNVVSRHLVEAMNQTSYDYDHSVSEFDEVGLTREPSVLVKPKRVAESAINFECKLYKLIEIGSEPLGGTLVLGEIVLVHLAEHVFKDGKIDMDALDPIGRLGGLWYAGIKDRFELPRPTSPKLTAKVAKE
- a CDS encoding VWA domain-containing protein: MVELFFQENFSFQNPEAFWLLLLLPVLVFWHWHRVRTGRLPAVVFSSVKELVKTGHQAIWLQLGRYMPLGLRILALSFLIVALARPRLENQRQTVYAEGIDIMMVIDLSGSMLAEDFEPKNRIEAAKEVAIDFINHRISDRIGLVVFAGQSYTQCPLTLDYNLLKTLIAKLEAGQLAEDGTAIGLAIATAANRLRDSQAKSKVIILLTDGQNNAGEIEPITAAELAAALGIKIYTVGAGTQGYANYPFEDPLFGKRYMRVKVDVDDATLTRIADLTGGRYFRATDYESLKKIYREIDALEKTKVEVETFTEYKEEFVRFLTPALLCLALEVLLINTRWRRVP
- a CDS encoding mechanosensitive ion channel family protein, with the protein product MDALQQWLESAGIKYANLITLALGFIFLIVVCYASHFIARRILLAWIHRLAQMSTSKWDDVLVEHKTFDRVAHLAPAVVLQVGAPFFFPNSPDIVAFLGRLNDFYIIWVAVAVSFSLLNATAALYLSSPKSTKEFPIKVIVQVFQIVAVFVGAIFGLAILLNESPLVLLSGLGAITAVLLIIFRDALLGFTAGIQIATNRLVAIGDWIVMPKYDADGTVTEIALTTVRVQNWDNTFTIIPTYALISESFKNWRSVFEMGARRIKRSINIDIHSVKFLDEAAMERLSKIKYIAEYIEQRRREAVQEGSAGLVDERRITNLGAFRAYVFNYIKNHPKIHKGMTFNVRHLQPTENGIPIEIWAFTTETSFVDYENVQAEIFNHIIAIVPEFELRIFQRPTGYDMRQMYLTNGETKRAAALPQST
- a CDS encoding ATP-binding protein is translated as MKTSYELRLKSKLTEVRRVEKFVKKLAAQHHFSEARLHDVMLVITEATNNAILHGNKLDAKKRATLRCTVDGNRLLVEVHDEGNGFDPDALPNPLAEENLLKPSGRGVFLIKQLAEDVRYEFSKTGTTVRFAITFRN
- a CDS encoding CDGSH iron-sulfur domain-containing protein, which codes for MPVKITVLNNGPIKVEGDTFELCDAAGTAFQLSKPTIFLCRCGASQKKPFCDGSHRTCNFVSEVKAEAAR
- a CDS encoding DnaJ domain-containing protein yields the protein MSPREFIDFYALLGVAPTATDDEIRRAYIERIKATHPDTMPHCSAHTKASAEETARLLNLAKETLLSPTRRQAFDALYRAKKGYSHCSQGDTSKARRAEFYRSLRLTESMQRINPGYVLFGIGVLYIFFASVGLIWRGVMTQGGVVRIAEAEPVTTLSKPLAEYRLASTAVAFAPWADTLPTVLCSTPDGIALYALSTGQVRAQYRLPFSPSLLCLSATVWVASDGARLAAGAHKAQTPPQLFSGHQKPLCALALSPDHTRFASAADDHTIKVWNLETGQLERSFVSGVQPARSLAYSPDGKFIAFTDDRWVKIWMWKNGAVRRLTQHRDRLLHVCCSPHWVASASEGGEIRQTHLATGAAKHLGQESGQITKMIYSPDYRFLLTANSDGRLRLYDAAAFKLLEVWNAHLGKALEIGFSDDGKHIYSFGEDQVVRIWAVPNASHSSNSAQLQSPEL
- a CDS encoding ABC transporter substrate-binding protein; amino-acid sequence: MNRTAFSMWRGVLFWLALIGGAVGCTSKPEEPKKPESSIEKPAKKPVVIGFVQPVEDETLDEARKGFIDALAKRGYSDTAGTAKIIYQNAQNDIPTLNQIIDKFIADKVTCIAANATLPMMTALKKTKEIPIFMMVGPAPTINDLAIKTKDGNVKPPPNLVGVYETLAYIDSSISLIKRAFPNTKTIGVIFNSAEPNSTNAMGELRKKCKQNNIKLVERAITSTAETQQAVQAILAKNPDVFFALPDNLVFASFEIILKETLAKKVPIVTSETGLVKRGATIAYGADFYMWGYQAGEAAAEYFDTGDLVAVGLRPVKVRKLVHNAKMAQELGFTPPPESQPL